From Bacillus sp. SM2101, a single genomic window includes:
- a CDS encoding response regulator transcription factor has translation MEKTVLVIDDDKDIVRLIVETLKYERFNTVFAYSGIEAMKMIDKEKIDFVILDIMMPEMDGIEVCKKIRDQHNMPILLLSAKDRDIDKIVGLEVGADDYLTKPFNVHELTARVKAHFRKIGRLKQELSESNPTHSIAKTPLMLNENSYEGFLEGKKLQLSSKEFQILLFFTQHPNQVFSREQIYQRVWGDDFGDLNNVTVHIKNIRKKLGKNHDYIKTIWGVGYKYTLDGVKL, from the coding sequence TTGGAAAAAACTGTTCTTGTCATCGATGACGATAAAGATATCGTAAGGCTTATTGTAGAAACATTAAAATATGAGCGGTTCAATACAGTTTTTGCTTACTCTGGAATAGAAGCAATGAAAATGATTGATAAAGAAAAAATTGACTTTGTTATTTTAGACATAATGATGCCGGAAATGGATGGTATTGAAGTATGTAAAAAAATACGCGATCAACATAACATGCCCATCTTATTACTTAGTGCAAAAGATCGTGATATTGATAAGATTGTTGGTCTTGAAGTAGGAGCAGATGATTATTTAACAAAACCTTTCAATGTACATGAGCTAACAGCGCGGGTAAAGGCACACTTTCGGAAAATTGGAAGATTAAAACAAGAGTTATCAGAAAGTAATCCTACACACTCAATAGCTAAGACTCCACTTATGTTAAATGAAAATTCGTATGAAGGATTTCTAGAAGGAAAGAAACTACAATTATCTTCAAAGGAATTTCAAATTTTATTATTCTTCACTCAACATCCAAACCAAGTGTTTAGTCGGGAACAGATTTATCAGCGTGTTTGGGGAGATGATTTTGGTGATTTAAACAATGTGACTGTACATATTAAAAATATTCGAAAAAAGCTTGGGAAAAATCATGACTATATAAAGACGATATGGGGCGTTGGCTATAAATATACTTTAGATGGTGTGAAGCTATGA
- a CDS encoding NAD(P)H-dependent oxidoreductase — MKHLVIYAHPNPQSFNHAILETVVSRLEDQGNEVVVRDLYALNFEPVLSGNDFAAFQSGKTPNDIQTEQEHVKWADVITLIYPIWWTGLPAILKGYIDRVFAYGFAYAVNEQGGYEKLLAGKKAVILNTIGHPEDYYEQIGMIGAMKQTTDNGIFDFVGIETLEHKFFGSVPSVDDNTRKQMLVDVEHIIARLFG, encoded by the coding sequence TTGAAGCATTTAGTTATATACGCACACCCAAATCCACAAAGCTTTAATCATGCCATACTCGAAACAGTGGTAAGTAGACTAGAAGATCAAGGAAATGAAGTCGTTGTTCGTGATTTATATGCTTTAAATTTTGAACCAGTGTTAAGTGGGAATGATTTTGCCGCTTTCCAATCTGGTAAAACACCAAATGATATTCAGACTGAGCAGGAACATGTAAAGTGGGCAGATGTTATTACATTGATTTACCCAATTTGGTGGACTGGACTTCCAGCTATTTTAAAAGGGTATATAGATCGGGTTTTTGCTTACGGTTTCGCTTATGCTGTGAATGAACAAGGTGGGTACGAAAAACTGCTAGCAGGGAAAAAAGCAGTAATATTAAATACGATTGGTCATCCAGAGGATTATTATGAACAAATCGGTATGATTGGAGCCATGAAACAAACAACGGATAATGGTATTTTTGATTTTGTTGGTATTGAAACACTTGAGCATAAGTTTTTTGGTTCTGTTCCATCAGTTGATGATAATACTAGAAAGCAAATGCTTGTAGATGTAGAGCACATTATTGCGAGATTATTCGGGTAA
- a CDS encoding DUF421 domain-containing protein: MEVWEDSLKVIIRIITILPLMLALGLFMGKRSIGELPVFDFLVVIVFGAVVGADIADPKIDHIHTVVAMITIAILQKAIVLFKLKNRKIGKLLTFEPTIVIYNGEFLMKNMKKIQYSIDNILQMLRGKDVFHVEDVEIAIVEADGNLSVKKVPMKELITNEDFGIHKDGHNYEIPVILDGEIQLDLLKWLNKDEAWLRTKLLAENITDLNTVFYCSLSQNDKLQFSLKVDEQTNIPPIDH; this comes from the coding sequence GTGGAAGTTTGGGAGGATTCTTTAAAAGTAATTATACGTATTATTACGATTCTTCCTTTAATGCTTGCTCTAGGACTTTTTATGGGGAAGCGATCAATAGGTGAGTTGCCAGTGTTTGATTTTCTTGTAGTTATCGTTTTTGGAGCTGTTGTTGGGGCAGATATTGCAGATCCAAAGATTGATCATATCCATACTGTGGTAGCGATGATCACAATCGCGATTCTTCAAAAAGCCATTGTGCTTTTTAAATTGAAAAATAGAAAGATTGGTAAGCTGTTGACCTTTGAGCCGACTATCGTTATATACAATGGCGAATTTCTCATGAAAAATATGAAAAAGATCCAATACTCAATCGATAACATATTACAAATGCTACGTGGAAAAGATGTATTTCATGTTGAAGATGTTGAAATTGCTATTGTTGAAGCAGATGGCAATTTATCTGTTAAAAAGGTCCCGATGAAGGAGCTAATTACGAACGAGGATTTCGGTATACATAAAGATGGGCATAATTATGAAATACCCGTTATTTTAGACGGTGAAATTCAATTAGATTTATTAAAATGGCTAAATAAAGATGAAGCATGGTTAAGAACAAAATTATTAGCTGAGAATATTACAGATCTAAATACTGTATTTTACTGTTCATTATCTCAAAATGATAAGCTCCAATTTTCTCTTAAAGTAGATGAACAAACAAATATCCCTCCAATTGACCATTAA
- a CDS encoding Rrf2 family transcriptional regulator, which translates to MSISSRFAVGIHILALIEINKDGVSTSEYIAGSVNTNPAVIRKIMGMLKKAGLVKVQPGIAGADLARDLSHITLLDVYKAVNVVQEKELFSVHENPNPACLVGRNIQDTIAPLFSVAQLALEKALGGVTIEDVVNDILQKETNH; encoded by the coding sequence ATGTCCATAAGCAGTCGTTTTGCTGTAGGAATTCATATACTAGCTCTCATCGAAATAAACAAAGACGGTGTTAGCACTTCAGAATATATAGCAGGAAGTGTAAACACTAACCCTGCAGTCATCCGAAAGATTATGGGGATGCTAAAAAAAGCAGGTTTGGTCAAAGTTCAACCAGGGATAGCAGGAGCTGACCTTGCTAGAGATTTATCTCATATTACTTTACTAGACGTTTATAAAGCCGTTAATGTCGTTCAAGAAAAGGAATTATTTAGTGTTCATGAAAATCCAAATCCAGCTTGTCTAGTGGGTAGAAACATTCAGGATACTATTGCTCCCCTTTTTTCAGTTGCCCAATTAGCTTTAGAAAAAGCTTTAGGAGGTGTAACGATCGAAGATGTTGTTAATGATATTCTTCAAAAGGAAACGAATCACTAA
- a CDS encoding YlbF family regulator: MSNNLYDVAYELEKAIRNSEDFKQLQQLYNEVNNDASAKRMFDNFREVQLMLQQKQMMGEDISDEEVEKAQQSAALIQQHTTISKLMEAEQRMSMVISELSKIMMNPLEELYGNMEQ; the protein is encoded by the coding sequence ATGTCAAATAATTTATATGATGTTGCTTACGAATTAGAGAAAGCAATTCGCAATAGTGAGGATTTTAAGCAATTACAACAGCTCTATAATGAAGTAAACAATGATGCTTCAGCTAAGCGTATGTTTGATAACTTCCGTGAAGTTCAGCTAATGCTACAACAAAAGCAAATGATGGGTGAAGATATTTCTGACGAAGAGGTAGAGAAGGCTCAACAGTCAGCTGCTTTAATCCAACAACATACGACCATCTCAAAGCTCATGGAAGCTGAACAAAGAATGAGCATGGTTATTAGCGAGCTTTCCAAAATAATGATGAACCCACTAGAAGAGTTATACGGTAATATGGAACAATAA
- a CDS encoding nuclear transport factor 2 family protein, giving the protein MTTNKEKVIQVLTSLENGDSTAIQEFINPHKYIQHNLTFPNGREVMLGALNDLKAAGTKVNIQRVLVDGDFVVTHTDYDFFGPKVGFDIFRFENGQIVEHWDNLQQKVDKTPSGHTMLDGSIDIQDEDKTAENKEFVKNFVSDILMGHNPEKLTSYFEGDHYIQHNPAIADGLSGLGIALEGMAKQGIEMIYDKIHMVIGQGNFVLTVSEGTFAGAHTSFYDLFRVENGKIAEHWDVMETIIPEEERKNNNDKF; this is encoded by the coding sequence ATGACAACGAATAAAGAAAAAGTAATTCAAGTATTAACTAGCCTTGAAAATGGAGATTCAACTGCTATTCAAGAATTTATAAATCCACATAAATACATTCAACATAATTTAACTTTTCCAAATGGAAGAGAGGTCATGTTAGGGGCATTAAATGACCTTAAAGCAGCTGGCACAAAAGTTAATATACAAAGAGTCCTTGTGGACGGTGACTTTGTTGTTACTCACACAGATTATGACTTCTTCGGACCGAAAGTAGGATTTGACATTTTCCGTTTTGAAAACGGTCAGATCGTTGAACATTGGGATAACTTACAGCAAAAAGTAGATAAAACACCTAGTGGACATACAATGCTAGATGGTTCTATTGACATTCAGGATGAGGATAAAACAGCAGAAAACAAAGAGTTTGTTAAAAACTTTGTTTCGGATATATTAATGGGTCATAATCCGGAAAAACTGACCTCCTATTTTGAGGGTGATCACTATATTCAACATAATCCAGCAATTGCCGATGGTCTTTCCGGTTTAGGCATTGCGCTAGAGGGGATGGCAAAACAAGGTATTGAGATGATCTATGATAAAATTCATATGGTTATTGGACAAGGTAATTTTGTATTAACAGTTAGCGAAGGAACTTTTGCAGGTGCTCACACCTCATTCTATGATTTATTCAGAGTAGAAAATGGTAAGATTGCTGAGCATTGGGATGTAATGGAGACAATTATCCCTGAAGAAGAGCGTAAAAACAATAACGATAAGTTCTAA
- a CDS encoding aminoglycoside phosphotransferase family protein gives MISNSLKCHLEEKYGAFTPVPLTGGYTNEVLLLKGSNPPIVIKIGKIFNKDIFNEVKCLELTRETDLTPRLYELMETDETTFTVMEYRQGDNAQSIFDQSNVTISENIYIELGKTLAKHIHSFKYDFNSYGIKESHANDINLNLAFVPEGLINKSKELLKNKNDSKDEWVLTHGDYGIHNVLYNSDRVHTVLDWEWSEWGNPLSDLAWVCWFTKLHYPEHANVLNNHFINEYLKFNPIHLPSNTLKSYCVNKVWKVLNRIHHAPLVVQQEWCKRLAWTLDTDIFDFMDGIK, from the coding sequence TTGATTAGTAACAGTTTGAAATGTCATTTAGAAGAAAAATACGGTGCATTTACACCTGTTCCTTTAACTGGTGGCTATACGAATGAAGTCTTGTTATTAAAAGGTTCTAACCCTCCCATAGTTATTAAAATAGGTAAGATATTCAATAAAGATATTTTTAATGAAGTGAAGTGTTTGGAATTAACTAGAGAAACAGATTTAACTCCAAGGCTATATGAATTAATGGAAACAGATGAAACGACATTTACAGTAATGGAATATCGACAAGGTGACAATGCTCAATCAATTTTCGATCAAAGTAATGTAACGATTTCTGAGAATATTTATATTGAATTAGGTAAAACACTCGCTAAACATATACATTCCTTTAAATACGATTTTAATTCTTATGGAATAAAAGAAAGTCATGCCAATGATATTAATCTAAATCTAGCATTTGTACCTGAGGGTCTTATTAACAAATCTAAGGAACTATTAAAGAACAAGAATGACTCAAAGGATGAGTGGGTATTGACTCATGGAGATTATGGAATACATAACGTATTATACAATTCAGACAGAGTACATACTGTATTAGATTGGGAGTGGTCAGAATGGGGAAATCCATTATCTGACTTAGCATGGGTATGTTGGTTCACTAAGTTACATTATCCTGAGCATGCAAATGTATTAAACAATCATTTTATTAATGAATATTTAAAATTTAATCCTATTCATTTACCCTCTAACACATTAAAAAGCTATTGTGTTAATAAAGTATGGAAAGTCCTTAATAGGATACATCATGCACCATTAGTAGTCCAACAAGAGTGGTGTAAACGTCTAGCATGGACCTTGGATACAGATATTTTTGATTTTATGGACGGCATAAAATAA
- a CDS encoding pyridoxamine 5'-phosphate oxidase family protein: MSKKYQEIISTREEFESFQQFIGKPSPRAANKVISFIDSHCRDFIDKSPFLSMATSNSEGQCDVSPRGDSPGFVSVLDDHHLFIPERPGNRRMDSANNIITNPNIGLLFFIPGLGETLRINGKAYICRDPELLENSKVNGRAPLFGILVEVQECYAHCAKAFIRSSLWNPESWYAKETLPSVPQMLVAHSKIPNATSEQVAKELQEGYKNRLY; this comes from the coding sequence ATGAGTAAAAAATATCAAGAGATTATTTCTACAAGAGAAGAATTCGAATCTTTTCAACAGTTTATTGGCAAGCCAAGCCCAAGAGCTGCTAATAAAGTTATTTCATTTATCGACAGCCATTGTAGAGACTTTATTGATAAATCCCCATTTTTATCAATGGCAACTTCTAATTCAGAAGGACAATGTGACGTTTCACCAAGAGGAGATTCCCCAGGTTTTGTATCTGTTCTGGATGATCATCACTTGTTTATTCCTGAACGACCAGGAAATCGAAGAATGGACTCTGCTAATAATATAATCACAAATCCAAATATAGGACTCTTATTTTTTATACCTGGATTAGGGGAGACGTTAAGAATAAACGGAAAAGCGTATATTTGTCGTGATCCTGAACTATTAGAAAATAGTAAAGTAAATGGTCGTGCTCCGTTATTTGGAATTTTAGTAGAAGTGCAGGAATGCTATGCGCATTGTGCCAAAGCCTTTATTCGATCAAGTTTATGGAATCCCGAATCATGGTATGCTAAAGAGACACTTCCATCGGTTCCACAAATGTTGGTAGCTCACTCGAAGATACCAAATGCAACTTCTGAACAAGTAGCAAAAGAATTACAAGAAGGCTATAAAAATAGGCTCTATTGA
- a CDS encoding arylamine N-acetyltransferase — protein sequence MNQQQLPNWAYRYLERLNLTPPSTASYEFLELFSKRHLSILPFENVSKLIYSTRNNSNGYYIPSVEEYVDNLFKYDFGGTCFVLNPYALQLLTLLGYDCYHVRLGESHIAILVQLPDFPDERLYLDFGSAAPIMKPVRFENMQNSSSFGADDIQLIPDDEQQGFYRFTRFRHGKFVNNHWSFNPNIRSKVGDFDEAIHKSYSKDAVFMTRLRVNLFQFDKGRTLSLINNKLTITTLDDKEIVRKLKDIEEVESIISEEFMLPKLPVRKAINLLRDLGTDIFHVENS from the coding sequence ATGAATCAACAACAACTACCAAACTGGGCATATAGATATTTGGAACGATTAAATTTGACACCACCTAGCACAGCTTCATATGAATTTTTAGAGCTGTTTTCAAAAAGGCATCTTTCTATTTTACCTTTTGAAAATGTTAGTAAATTAATTTATTCTACTAGGAACAACTCAAATGGTTACTACATTCCTTCTGTTGAAGAATATGTTGATAATCTATTTAAATATGATTTTGGTGGTACGTGTTTTGTACTCAATCCGTACGCTTTACAGCTGTTAACACTATTAGGATATGACTGTTATCATGTAAGGTTAGGAGAGAGTCATATAGCGATATTAGTACAATTACCTGACTTTCCTGACGAAAGACTATATTTAGATTTTGGATCAGCAGCACCTATTATGAAGCCAGTCCGATTTGAAAACATGCAAAATTCTTCATCGTTTGGTGCAGATGACATTCAACTCATACCAGATGATGAACAACAAGGTTTTTACCGATTTACACGTTTTCGTCATGGGAAATTTGTCAATAATCACTGGTCATTTAATCCTAACATTCGTAGTAAAGTAGGAGATTTTGATGAAGCGATTCACAAATCATATTCCAAAGATGCTGTTTTTATGACTCGGCTTCGAGTAAATCTGTTTCAATTTGACAAAGGACGTACACTTTCATTAATCAACAATAAATTAACAATTACAACGCTGGATGATAAAGAAATAGTACGTAAGCTAAAGGATATTGAGGAAGTTGAGAGCATAATTTCTGAAGAGTTTATGTTACCAAAATTGCCAGTTAGGAAGGCTATCAATTTATTAAGAGATTTAGGTACAGATATATTTCACGTAGAAAACAGTTAA
- a CDS encoding HAD-IA family hydrolase: protein MSNQKQLVLDIGGVLATNLSPFFWEELSTTSKIHYDKLIEYKNSVRTELWAGKITEDQFWSGLSKKHPSIEKGVAKPMLLSHLKLLPAIHHVAKWSQFADIHILSNHRMEWIEPILKEIENDVKSVTVSSEVGYCKPHKDIYTTIQAKLDSEKETLFVDDQEQNFVEARTLGWKTLLADEQGSWINQIMPLLLSAKFSLGM from the coding sequence TTGTCTAATCAAAAGCAACTAGTTCTTGATATTGGAGGGGTTCTTGCTACAAATTTATCACCGTTTTTTTGGGAAGAACTATCTACAACATCAAAGATTCATTATGACAAACTAATAGAGTATAAAAATAGTGTGCGCACTGAGCTTTGGGCTGGGAAAATAACAGAGGATCAATTTTGGTCAGGTCTGTCCAAGAAACACCCTTCAATTGAAAAAGGAGTAGCCAAGCCTATGCTGTTATCTCATTTAAAATTACTCCCTGCTATACACCATGTTGCTAAATGGAGTCAGTTTGCTGACATTCATATACTAAGCAACCATCGTATGGAGTGGATTGAGCCAATTTTAAAGGAGATAGAAAATGATGTTAAGAGCGTTACAGTATCTAGTGAAGTCGGTTATTGTAAGCCTCATAAAGACATATATACAACCATTCAAGCTAAGCTAGACAGTGAAAAAGAAACATTGTTTGTAGACGATCAAGAGCAAAACTTTGTAGAGGCTCGTACACTTGGATGGAAAACTTTACTTGCAGACGAACAAGGAAGTTGGATAAATCAAATAATGCCACTATTATTGTCAGCAAAATTTAGTTTAGGGATGTAA
- a CDS encoding HAMP domain-containing sensor histidine kinase, whose amino-acid sequence MKLKYHIPLLFLIFGIVFFFIVLLYIELDVRDSITSDLSTNNERFIEKHEDIAEEVGKLYPDQQKMTTYLKNLGEREQLTIKLTNPAFEQILFEYDAIEKEISTGDRWLPVKTPDTNEVVLFLSLERKLDEINEAIFQVAIDIFIFVVLTHLTLFILLTLYFHETITNPITNLINRFKMVSLHKQLPAVHPTRKDEIGELYHRFYELEARLHRAYREQIDMVSSIAHDLKTPLTSINGFLQLAVSPLHQTASQKEEYIKLAQKKALYMTELVQEFSIFSTNEIALQEMDRFDVLIGKFFESIGEEYEAELAGLDYSFHWDHDFHTDTYFLGNEKFLRRLFANIVSNSIKHAYNNDLKITMKGTIEESLIVINIEDNGVGVAEGDIPYLFQKFYTVEKSRLREKGGTGLGLAIAKSIVENHDGFISAYRSKGLGGLGIKIQIPISRFQQ is encoded by the coding sequence ATGAAACTAAAATATCACATTCCATTATTGTTTTTAATATTTGGTATTGTATTCTTTTTTATCGTTTTATTGTACATAGAGCTCGATGTTAGAGATTCAATTACAAGTGATTTATCTACAAATAATGAACGCTTTATAGAAAAACATGAAGACATTGCCGAAGAAGTAGGAAAATTATATCCTGATCAACAAAAAATGACGACATATTTAAAGAATTTAGGAGAGAGAGAGCAATTAACGATAAAACTGACAAACCCAGCATTTGAGCAAATATTATTTGAGTATGACGCCATAGAAAAAGAAATTTCTACAGGTGATAGGTGGTTACCTGTTAAAACACCAGATACGAATGAGGTCGTATTATTTTTGTCGTTAGAACGTAAGCTAGACGAAATAAATGAAGCAATTTTCCAAGTAGCCATCGATATTTTTATATTTGTTGTTCTTACACATCTTACCCTTTTCATATTATTAACACTGTATTTTCACGAGACAATTACAAACCCAATAACCAATTTAATAAACCGTTTTAAAATGGTTAGTTTACATAAACAGCTTCCAGCGGTACATCCTACTCGAAAAGATGAAATAGGAGAGCTCTATCATCGCTTTTATGAATTAGAAGCAAGACTTCATCGTGCATATCGAGAGCAAATTGATATGGTGTCGTCGATAGCACATGATTTAAAAACTCCATTAACATCAATTAATGGGTTTCTCCAGCTAGCTGTATCGCCATTACATCAAACAGCAAGCCAAAAAGAGGAATACATTAAATTAGCTCAAAAAAAAGCGTTGTATATGACAGAGTTAGTACAAGAATTCTCAATCTTTTCTACTAATGAAATTGCTCTACAGGAAATGGACCGCTTTGACGTTCTAATTGGTAAGTTTTTTGAGTCAATAGGAGAAGAGTACGAAGCTGAGTTAGCTGGTTTAGATTATTCCTTTCATTGGGATCATGATTTTCACACCGACACATATTTTCTAGGAAATGAAAAGTTTCTTCGCAGATTGTTTGCAAATATTGTAAGTAATTCAATTAAACATGCTTATAATAATGATCTAAAAATTACTATGAAAGGCACAATAGAAGAGTCATTAATTGTAATTAATATAGAAGATAATGGGGTAGGTGTTGCTGAAGGTGACATACCATACTTGTTTCAAAAATTCTACACAGTTGAAAAATCGAGACTACGTGAAAAGGGAGGCACAGGGTTAGGACTAGCGATTGCTAAGTCAATCGTAGAAAATCATGACGGTTTCATTTCAGCCTATCGCTCAAAAGGACTAGGTGGGTTAGGTATTAAAATACAAATACCTATCTCTCGTTTTCAACAATAA
- a CDS encoding DUF445 family protein, protein MLETVLVIFTMILIGAAIGGITNSLAIRMLFRPYHPVYLFGKQLPFTPGLIPKRREELANQLGRMVVDHLLTPESLRRKLLDNNFQEDAVKWVKEEGDRLFSSTITIEELITKMGVENPSLVVEHKLSMLVENKYIQMMNDNGEKSIREVIPADLLAKANDKLPLLTEYIISKGVVFFESSEGKDRLSHMIDDFLASRSGMLGGMLQMFLGNASLVDKVQPEIIKFLKNDGTTQLVVNMLENEWLKLQERKIGELEKDIPREKIISFLKQTIHKRIAVNVYMEKEINEVLMPYKDRILNDMVPKIVELATGFIANRTERMMERLHLADIVRTQVESFPVERLEEMVLSISRREFKMITYLGALLGGMIGLIQAFIVLFIK, encoded by the coding sequence ATGTTGGAAACTGTTTTAGTAATATTTACTATGATTTTGATCGGAGCGGCTATTGGTGGAATAACGAACTCCTTAGCAATTAGAATGTTATTTCGTCCTTATCATCCGGTGTATCTATTTGGAAAGCAGTTACCGTTTACTCCAGGCTTAATCCCAAAGCGAAGGGAAGAATTAGCAAACCAGCTTGGAAGAATGGTAGTTGATCATCTGCTTACTCCAGAAAGCTTACGAAGGAAGTTATTAGATAACAACTTTCAAGAAGATGCAGTGAAGTGGGTTAAGGAAGAAGGAGACCGTTTATTTTCCTCAACTATAACAATAGAAGAATTAATTACAAAAATGGGTGTGGAAAACCCTTCATTAGTTGTTGAACATAAATTGTCTATGCTTGTAGAGAATAAATATATACAAATGATGAATGACAACGGAGAAAAGTCTATTCGAGAAGTCATACCGGCTGACTTACTAGCCAAGGCAAATGATAAGCTTCCTTTATTGACAGAATATATTATTTCGAAGGGTGTTGTTTTTTTCGAAAGCAGTGAAGGTAAAGACAGACTATCACATATGATTGATGATTTTTTGGCTAGTCGAAGTGGTATGCTAGGAGGCATGCTACAGATGTTTCTTGGTAACGCAAGCTTAGTAGACAAGGTTCAACCAGAAATAATAAAATTTTTAAAGAATGACGGCACAACACAATTAGTTGTCAATATGTTAGAAAATGAATGGCTTAAGCTTCAAGAACGAAAAATAGGAGAGCTAGAAAAAGATATTCCTCGAGAAAAAATAATATCATTCTTAAAGCAAACTATTCATAAGCGCATAGCTGTGAACGTGTATATGGAGAAAGAGATCAATGAAGTATTAATGCCGTACAAAGATCGGATCCTCAATGACATGGTTCCAAAAATAGTTGAACTAGCTACCGGTTTTATAGCGAATCGAACAGAGAGAATGATGGAGCGATTGCATTTAGCAGATATAGTACGTACACAAGTAGAATCATTTCCTGTAGAGCGGTTAGAAGAAATGGTATTATCCATTTCACGAAGAGAATTTAAAATGATCACGTATTTAGGGGCATTACTTGGTGGTATGATTGGTTTAATTCAAGCTTTTATTGTATTATTTATTAAGTAA